In a genomic window of Diadema setosum chromosome 3, eeDiaSeto1, whole genome shotgun sequence:
- the LOC140246701 gene encoding cytochrome P450 3A19-like, with the protein MIFLAAGYETTTTALTLGSYLLARNPQVQDKLIAEIDKLAPKRDDVDYTKVSTMPYLDQVMCEILRYYPPATRLDRECGETCTYKGVTIERGVDVWVNPYTMHHSSDYWPEPSKFDPDRFSKENREKRDPFTWMPFGAGPRICVGMRFALMEAKMALVRVLQKARFETSPLTEIPPKLGTNDLLSPPNGVTLKLVAR; encoded by the exons ATGATTTTCCTTGCGGCCGGCTATGAGACAACTACCACTGCTCTAACGCTTGGATCGTACCTCCTCGCCCGAAATCCTCAAGTCCAGGACAAACTCATCGCCGAGATCGACAAGCTCGCTCCCAAACGCGACGATGTCGACTACACGAAGGTCTCAACGATGCCGTACCTCGATCAGGTCATGTGTGAGATTCTCCGCTACTACCCACCGGCCACCAg ACTGGATCGCGAGTGTGGCGAGACCTGCACGTACAAGGGAGTCACCATCGAGCGGGGAGTGGACGTATGGGTCAACCCGTACACCATGCATCACTCATCGGACTACTGGCCCGAGCCAAGCAAGTTTGATCCCGATAG GTTCTCTAAGGAGAATCGCGAGAAGCGAGATCCTTTCACCTGGATGCCTTTCGGCGCTGGACCGCGAATCTGTGTTGGAATGAGGTTCGCCCTGATGGAAGCTAAGATGGCACTTGTTCGCGTCCTGCAGAAAGCTCGTTTCGAGACCAGCCCGCTGACTGAG ATTCCTCCAAAACTGGGTACCAATGATCTTCTTTCTCCTCCCAATGGAGTAACTCTGAAACTGGTCGCTCGCTGA